One Prunus dulcis chromosome 8, ALMONDv2, whole genome shotgun sequence DNA window includes the following coding sequences:
- the LOC117637739 gene encoding replication factor C subunit 3-like, with amino-acid sequence MLWVDKYRPKTLDQAMVHQDIAQNLKKLVSEQDCPHLLFYGPSGSGKKTLIIALLRQIFGPSADKVKVENRAWKVDAGSRTIDIELTTLSSTNHIELNPSDAGFQDRYIVQEIIKEMAKNRPIDTKGKKGYKVLVLNEVDKLSREAQHSLRRTMEKYSAYCRLILCSNSSSKVTEAIRSRCLNVRINAPTEEQIMKVLEFIGKKEGLQLPSGFAARIAEKSNRCLRRAILSLETCRVQQYPFTSNQAIPPMDWEEYVSEIASDVMKEQSPKRFGFSALYNIGVYCNIFVVVGSKLSFCS; translated from the exons GTCTCAGAGCAGGACTGCCCCCATTTGCTCTTTTATGGCCCTTCTGGTTCCGGCAAGAAAACCCTAATCATCGCCCTTCTTCGTCAGATTTTCGGACCCAGCGCCGATAAG GTGAAGGTGGAAAACAGGGCATGGAAAGTTGAT GCTGGAAGTAGAACCATTGATATAGAGCTGACTACATTATCGAGCACCAACCATATTGAACTGAACCCCAGTGATGCAGGGTTTCAGGACAGATATATTGTTCAAGAGATAATTAAAGAAATGGCTAAAAATAGACCCATTGacacaaaagggaaaaaaggatataaag TCTTAGTGTTGAATGAAGTTGACAAACTTTCAAGAGAAGCGCAACATTCTCTTCGAAGAACTATGGAGAAATATAGTGCCTATTGCAGGCTAATACTATGCTCTAACAGCTCTTCAAAGGTTACTGAAGCAATCCGGTCTCGGTGTCTTAATGTGCGAATAAATGCCCCAACAGAAGAACAG ATTATGAAAGTATTGGAGTTCattggaaagaaagaagggcTGCAGCTTCCTTCTGGATTTGCTGCTCGTATAGCTGAAAAATCAAATAGGTGCTTAAGGAGAGCTATATTGTCATTAGAAACTTGCCGTGTTCAACA GTATCCCTTTACAAGTAACCAGGCAATACCCCCAATGGATTGGGAGGAGTATGTTTCTGAAATTGCATCTGATGTAATGAAGGAGCAGAGCCCAAAAAGGTTTGGTTTTTCTGCACTTTACAATATTGGCGTTTATTGCAATATTTTTGTCGTAGTTGGTTCGAAATTGTCGTTTTGTAGTTAA